A portion of the Acidobacteriota bacterium genome contains these proteins:
- a CDS encoding VWA domain-containing protein, producing the protein MNKQPTNLQWNLLLAAFLVVAGSLSGQQPTAAQGTSAAESPGGEGAEEVFFETLDVNLVNLDVYVTDKAGNPVTDLTVEDFEVFEDGRRQKISNFSAVAGGRRLGSSSAAVPSLPVPGEEAPRPIAVPDTVPEDERLRLILYFDNVFLKPFDRNKVTLEARSFLDGFLGPEDRALVATFERRLIIRQPFTADRATLDNALLGLEKLSGFAVQAEQERRQVIQQIEATQLLEDAEPLVEAYARQRYHALQNSVNGLRDLISSLGGLPGRKAVLYVSNGIPMTAGEDLYRLLDLEFGQGEGVGGQLRAMRFNARSQFRELIAHANANRVTFYTLQASGLVGRSSASAASRGSSRGGSQVELDFIEQSNTTEPLQMMAEDTGGQSLFNTNNLKLAFERMATDFNDHYSLGYAPAHSGDGRYHKIKVKVKRKGVKVRHRAGYRDKTLESRLNEGILASLLHGVSTNPLGLRLDVLTPQPREDRYFLVPVEVHIPLAQLAMVPQQGARHARLRVAVSVINSDGDTSVPEQTVVPVTVPDADWETAQRQNFVYEAQLLMRRGTHEVAIGLRDELAGESSFVRRSVSVGR; encoded by the coding sequence ATGAATAAACAGCCTACCAATCTGCAATGGAACCTTCTGCTGGCGGCCTTCTTGGTGGTGGCCGGCAGCCTTTCCGGTCAGCAACCCACCGCGGCGCAGGGCACCTCCGCCGCGGAGTCTCCCGGTGGCGAAGGCGCTGAGGAAGTCTTCTTCGAGACTCTCGATGTCAATCTGGTCAACCTCGACGTCTACGTGACCGACAAGGCGGGCAATCCGGTGACCGACTTGACGGTGGAAGACTTCGAAGTGTTCGAAGACGGTCGGCGGCAGAAGATCTCGAACTTTTCGGCGGTTGCCGGCGGCCGGCGGCTCGGTTCTTCGTCCGCCGCGGTGCCGTCGCTCCCGGTACCCGGGGAGGAGGCTCCTCGACCCATCGCCGTGCCCGACACGGTTCCCGAAGACGAGCGTTTGCGGCTGATCCTCTACTTCGACAATGTCTTCTTGAAGCCCTTCGACCGCAACAAGGTCACCCTGGAAGCGCGCTCCTTCCTCGATGGCTTTCTGGGGCCCGAGGACCGGGCTTTGGTGGCAACCTTCGAGCGTCGGCTCATCATCCGCCAGCCGTTCACCGCGGACCGCGCCACCCTCGACAACGCTCTGCTGGGCCTCGAGAAACTCTCCGGCTTCGCGGTGCAGGCGGAGCAGGAGCGCCGGCAGGTGATCCAGCAGATCGAGGCCACGCAGCTGCTCGAAGACGCCGAGCCGCTGGTTGAGGCTTATGCCCGGCAGCGATACCACGCGCTGCAAAATAGCGTCAATGGCTTGAGAGACCTCATCAGCTCGTTGGGCGGCCTGCCCGGACGCAAGGCGGTGCTCTACGTCAGCAACGGCATCCCGATGACCGCCGGAGAGGATCTCTACCGTCTGCTCGACCTCGAATTCGGTCAGGGCGAAGGGGTGGGCGGCCAGCTGCGAGCGATGCGCTTCAACGCCCGCAGTCAGTTCCGTGAGCTGATCGCCCACGCCAACGCCAACCGGGTGACCTTCTACACCCTCCAGGCGTCGGGCCTGGTAGGCCGGTCGTCCGCCTCGGCGGCCAGCCGCGGCAGCTCCCGCGGCGGTTCCCAGGTCGAGCTCGACTTCATCGAGCAGTCGAACACCACCGAGCCCCTCCAGATGATGGCCGAGGACACCGGCGGCCAGTCCCTGTTCAACACCAACAATCTCAAGCTCGCCTTCGAGCGCATGGCGACGGACTTCAACGATCACTACAGCCTGGGCTATGCGCCGGCTCACAGCGGCGACGGCCGCTACCACAAGATCAAAGTCAAGGTGAAGCGCAAGGGAGTCAAGGTACGTCACCGGGCTGGCTATCGCGACAAGACCCTGGAGAGCCGTCTCAACGAGGGCATCCTCGCCTCGCTGCTGCACGGCGTCTCGACCAACCCCCTCGGCCTGCGCCTGGACGTCCTGACCCCCCAGCCGCGCGAAGACCGCTACTTCCTGGTGCCGGTGGAGGTACACATTCCCCTGGCACAGCTCGCCATGGTGCCGCAGCAGGGCGCCCGCCACGCTCGGCTGCGGGTTGCCGTGTCGGTGATCAACAGCGATGGCGACACCTCGGTCCCGGAACAAACGGTGGTTCCGGTGACGGTGCCGGATGCCGACTGGGAGACGGCGCAGCGGCAAAACTTCGTTTATGAAGCTCAGCTCTTGATGCGCCGCGGCACCCACGAGGTGGCCATCGGGCTGCGTGACGAGCTGGCCGGCGAGTCCTCCTTCGTGCGGCGAAGCGTGAGCGTAGGCCGGTGA
- a CDS encoding tetratricopeptide repeat protein codes for MKSLILRVACLAFPLAVGLAFAPPAKAQTATERSGRLLEEAQKNLEEGRIEDAQERMRRVIEIGGSRRQQADAHLGLAMVARRLGNLDTAEERYREAIRLSPSHRIALDGLASLLGQTGRYQEAAGTYELLLDDTPDNVPVRLAQVTALIFAGEHAPARNSLERGLQAVPGNLDLIDVLARHLAACPDPAIREGARAVELAEVLFEGAPTPQSRETLAMAYAEAGRFADAVAMQELLIENAPDPIDPAIIEIWQANLARYQGGESCCAPRAAAPADG; via the coding sequence ATGAAGAGCTTGATCTTGCGAGTCGCGTGCCTTGCCTTCCCCCTCGCCGTGGGGCTGGCGTTTGCCCCTCCGGCCAAGGCCCAGACGGCCACCGAACGCTCCGGTCGCTTGCTGGAAGAAGCCCAAAAAAACCTCGAAGAAGGGCGGATCGAGGACGCCCAGGAGCGCATGCGCCGGGTCATCGAGATCGGCGGCAGCCGGCGCCAACAGGCCGATGCTCACCTTGGACTGGCCATGGTGGCACGCCGCCTGGGCAACCTAGACACCGCCGAGGAGCGGTACCGCGAGGCCATCCGCCTGTCTCCGAGCCACCGCATCGCCCTCGACGGCCTTGCCTCCCTGCTCGGCCAGACCGGCCGCTACCAAGAGGCCGCCGGCACCTACGAGCTGCTGCTCGACGACACGCCGGACAACGTTCCGGTGCGCTTGGCACAGGTTACCGCCCTGATCTTCGCCGGCGAGCACGCGCCGGCCCGGAACTCCCTCGAACGAGGCCTCCAGGCGGTGCCCGGAAACCTCGACCTGATCGACGTGCTGGCCCGCCACCTCGCCGCCTGCCCGGATCCGGCGATCCGCGAAGGGGCACGGGCGGTGGAACTGGCGGAGGTGTTGTTCGAAGGCGCTCCCACTCCGCAGAGCCGGGAGACCCTGGCCATGGCCTACGCCGAGGCCGGGCGCTTCGCGGACGCGGTGGCGATGCAAGAACTCCTGATCGAAAACGCCCCGGATCCGATCGACCCGGCGATCATCGAAATCTGGCAGGCGAACCTCGCCCGCTACCAAGGCGGTGAGAGCTGCTGCGCGCCGCGGGCCGCGGCGCCGGCAGACGGCTAG
- a CDS encoding tetratricopeptide repeat protein, whose protein sequence is MTKPSVGPILAALLSACALLGLAACGGRPSAKWPDLQPTPDLDLSGAEAGARDQLESQRAEIEALLAQPATADAQAEAAESFGALGLLYVAYEFLAAAEVCLDNAATLQPEDYRWTYLRGYLAGVQGRLPEAVARYEETLEREEALLPAWLRLGRAHLELGESAAARRAFEEALRLAPEVAAAHEGLGRVAAAEGDPAAAVEAFERALALEPRATGVYYALGQAHRDLGDGEAAAAALARRGDVATRIPDPLISSLANVAESAQFYLMQGAEALEDERFEDAAAAYREAIERDPGQLAAARGLAFALEALGDAEGAIGVLEEGLEWVAPDAPDDDLAEVLRLLGGLHLRLGRHSEGIERLRESLALNPDRPTLRAALANALARTERFDEALVEFDRLVDEMDDSDPAIPALWEKRGTVRMALGQRRGALADFRAAAAAEPADSELRRRLAAALDRLGDSAAAARERAAAERLAGGSDGVARLRVAESRVRAGRYEEAIALYRETLRQDPTLQPARFGLASVLGHLGRFDQAVAEFEALLESSPRSGVAHRGRVVSLLLAERWGEARLALRDALSALPRDRDLALTQIRLLATAPDPRVRDGALAEEVARRVAQVSDSASSREALALALAEQGLFPPAIELQRSLSGALAAERLAAFEAGRAWTARGADEILVDLR, encoded by the coding sequence GTGACCAAACCATCGGTGGGTCCTATCCTCGCCGCCCTGCTTTCGGCCTGCGCGCTGCTCGGCCTGGCGGCCTGCGGTGGTAGGCCGTCGGCGAAATGGCCGGATCTCCAGCCGACGCCGGACCTCGACCTGAGCGGTGCCGAGGCCGGAGCCCGCGACCAGCTCGAGTCTCAGCGGGCGGAAATCGAAGCCTTGCTGGCGCAGCCGGCGACGGCCGACGCCCAAGCCGAGGCGGCGGAGTCCTTCGGCGCCCTCGGTTTGCTCTATGTCGCCTATGAGTTCCTCGCCGCGGCGGAGGTCTGCCTGGACAATGCCGCCACCCTGCAGCCGGAGGACTACCGCTGGACCTACCTGCGCGGCTATCTGGCGGGGGTGCAGGGACGATTGCCGGAGGCGGTGGCGCGCTACGAAGAGACCCTCGAGCGTGAGGAAGCCTTGTTGCCGGCATGGCTGCGACTGGGCCGGGCGCATCTCGAACTGGGGGAGTCGGCGGCGGCGCGGCGGGCTTTCGAAGAGGCGCTGCGTCTTGCGCCGGAGGTCGCGGCGGCACACGAGGGGTTGGGCCGGGTGGCGGCGGCGGAAGGCGATCCGGCGGCTGCCGTGGAAGCCTTCGAGCGCGCTCTGGCCCTCGAACCCCGGGCGACGGGTGTCTACTACGCCCTCGGGCAGGCGCATCGGGATCTCGGCGATGGAGAGGCCGCCGCGGCCGCTCTGGCCCGCCGCGGCGACGTCGCGACGCGCATTCCGGATCCGCTGATCAGCTCCCTGGCGAATGTCGCCGAGAGCGCCCAGTTCTACCTGATGCAGGGCGCCGAAGCGCTGGAGGACGAGCGCTTCGAGGATGCCGCCGCGGCCTACCGCGAGGCGATCGAGCGCGACCCCGGCCAGCTTGCCGCGGCGCGCGGCCTGGCCTTCGCCCTGGAGGCCCTCGGCGACGCGGAGGGTGCCATCGGAGTGCTCGAAGAGGGTTTGGAGTGGGTTGCGCCGGACGCTCCCGACGATGATCTCGCCGAGGTACTGCGCCTGCTCGGCGGTCTGCACCTTCGTTTGGGGCGCCACAGCGAGGGGATTGAACGACTGCGCGAGTCCCTCGCCCTCAATCCGGATCGCCCCACTCTCCGGGCGGCCTTGGCGAACGCTCTGGCGCGTACCGAACGTTTCGACGAAGCGCTGGTCGAATTCGATCGCCTGGTCGATGAAATGGACGACTCCGACCCGGCGATACCCGCCCTGTGGGAAAAGCGCGGCACTGTCCGGATGGCCCTCGGCCAGCGGCGCGGGGCGCTGGCGGACTTCCGGGCCGCTGCCGCCGCCGAACCGGCGGATTCTGAGCTGCGGCGGCGGCTGGCGGCGGCTCTCGACAGGCTGGGCGATTCGGCCGCCGCGGCCCGCGAGCGCGCCGCAGCGGAGCGCCTGGCCGGCGGCTCCGACGGGGTGGCCCGCTTGCGGGTTGCCGAGAGCCGGGTGCGGGCCGGTCGCTACGAAGAGGCGATCGCCCTCTATCGGGAAACCCTGCGGCAGGATCCGACCCTCCAGCCGGCACGTTTCGGTCTCGCCTCGGTGCTCGGCCACCTCGGGCGTTTCGACCAGGCGGTGGCCGAGTTCGAAGCCTTGCTCGAATCCTCGCCCCGTTCCGGGGTGGCGCACCGCGGACGGGTGGTGTCGCTGCTGTTGGCGGAGCGCTGGGGCGAAGCGCGCCTGGCGCTGCGCGATGCCCTGTCGGCGCTGCCGCGGGATCGCGACCTGGCGCTGACGCAGATTCGCCTCTTGGCGACGGCGCCGGATCCCCGGGTGCGCGACGGCGCTCTGGCCGAGGAGGTGGCCCGCCGCGTGGCGCAGGTCTCCGACTCCGCCTCCAGCCGCGAGGCCCTCGCTCTGGCACTGGCGGAGCAGGGGCTTTTTCCTCCAGCCATCGAACTCCAGCGCAGCTTGTCGGGAGCGCTTGCCGCCGAGCGGCTGGCGGCCTTCGAGGCGGGTCGCGCATGGACCGCCCGCGGGGCGGATGAGATTCTGGTCGACCTACGGTAG
- a CDS encoding CRTAC1 family protein: protein MISARGTSILGVGLLWLAGCARSPSAPEVAAPSPALGLYEDVTEKVGLDFVYDNGMTGDFHIAETMGGGGAFLDYDGDGDLDLFLVQGGALPNGAGARPSDRLLRNEWLESGRLYFTDVTAGSGVEASNGYGMGVATGDFDGDGQPDLYVTNLGANRLLRNLGGGRFADVTSRAGVDDPRWSVPALFFDFDGDGRQDLFVGNYLTYDAATAPRCATSAGRRDYCGAGRFPPQGDRLLRNLGDGTFEDATAEAGLEIPPAPALGALAADLDGDGRLDLYVANDAEPNHFWRNLGDGTFEEAALLAGLAVNGAGKAEASMGIAPGDVDGDGELDLLLTHLIVETHTLYRSEGGGRYSDATNRAALAGPSRSHTGFGAVFVDPDEDGDLDLMVANGAVQSREELVQAGDPYPLHEVNQLFLQAEGRFEAFDLEPSEVSRALVAGDVDNDGDLDILVTNSRGATRMLLDRGSPRRWTGVRLVDGELDPHGSRVEGATPEGAPRRAWSVAGGSYLAAHDPRLILQGVAGGPVQVTWPDGDVERWRDLPAGRYSTLRRGGGEAVPAGNGGGANAAAEEGMAP, encoded by the coding sequence TTGATCAGCGCGCGTGGAACTTCGATTCTCGGCGTTGGCCTCCTGTGGCTGGCCGGTTGCGCTCGTTCCCCGAGTGCCCCGGAAGTTGCCGCGCCGTCACCCGCCCTCGGCCTCTACGAAGACGTCACCGAGAAGGTCGGCCTCGATTTTGTTTACGACAACGGCATGACCGGTGACTTCCACATCGCCGAGACGATGGGCGGTGGTGGAGCGTTCCTCGACTACGACGGCGACGGCGATCTCGATCTCTTCCTGGTCCAGGGAGGGGCCCTGCCTAACGGTGCCGGCGCCCGGCCCTCGGACCGTCTGCTGCGCAACGAATGGCTGGAGAGCGGTCGCTTGTACTTCACGGACGTCACCGCCGGCTCCGGCGTCGAGGCTTCGAACGGCTACGGCATGGGGGTGGCGACCGGCGACTTCGATGGCGACGGCCAGCCGGATCTGTACGTCACCAATCTCGGCGCCAACCGGCTGCTCCGCAACCTGGGTGGCGGCCGATTCGCCGACGTCACCTCGCGGGCGGGAGTGGACGACCCGCGCTGGAGCGTGCCGGCGCTGTTCTTCGACTTCGATGGCGACGGTCGCCAGGATCTCTTCGTCGGCAACTATCTGACATACGATGCCGCCACGGCGCCGCGCTGTGCGACCTCCGCCGGCCGGCGGGATTACTGCGGCGCCGGACGGTTTCCGCCGCAGGGTGACCGACTGCTTCGCAACCTCGGCGACGGCACCTTCGAAGACGCCACCGCCGAGGCCGGCCTCGAAATTCCACCGGCACCGGCCCTGGGCGCCTTGGCGGCGGACCTCGACGGTGACGGCCGCCTCGATCTCTACGTCGCCAACGACGCCGAACCGAACCACTTCTGGCGGAACCTTGGCGACGGCACCTTCGAGGAGGCGGCGCTGCTGGCCGGGTTGGCGGTCAACGGCGCCGGCAAGGCAGAGGCGAGCATGGGCATCGCCCCGGGCGACGTGGACGGAGACGGAGAACTGGATTTGCTGCTGACCCACCTGATCGTCGAAACCCACACCCTCTACCGGTCCGAGGGCGGCGGCCGCTACTCCGACGCGACGAATCGTGCGGCCCTGGCTGGACCGAGCCGTTCCCACACGGGCTTCGGGGCGGTGTTCGTCGATCCCGACGAGGACGGCGATCTCGATCTGATGGTCGCCAACGGTGCCGTCCAGAGCCGGGAAGAACTGGTCCAGGCCGGGGACCCTTATCCGCTGCACGAAGTCAACCAGTTGTTCCTACAGGCGGAGGGCCGTTTCGAGGCCTTCGATCTGGAGCCATCGGAAGTCAGCCGTGCCCTGGTCGCCGGCGACGTCGACAACGACGGCGATCTCGACATTCTGGTCACCAACAGTCGAGGTGCCACCCGAATGTTGCTCGACCGAGGTTCGCCCCGCCGCTGGACCGGGGTGCGGCTGGTGGACGGGGAACTGGACCCCCACGGCTCCCGGGTCGAGGGAGCGACGCCGGAGGGCGCTCCCCGGCGCGCCTGGTCGGTGGCCGGCGGTAGCTACCTGGCGGCCCACGATCCCCGCTTGATCCTGCAGGGGGTGGCCGGGGGCCCGGTCCAGGTGACCTGGCCGGACGGTGACGTCGAGCGCTGGAGGGACCTACCCGCCGGCCGCTACAGCACCCTGCGCCGAGGGGGCGGCGAGGCGGTTCCGGCGGGCAACGGTGGCGGCGCCAACGCCGCTGCCGAGGAGGGAATGGCACCGTGA
- a CDS encoding CRTAC1 family protein produces MAALFFFRRAAVPVTIVSAAFWACAPAPVPGPAADSSPSWVRDVATATGLDFVHFNGMSGELFLAEITCGGVALADFDGDGDLDVYFPQGAMVGEGLTLERASAPPSDPGPPRDRLFVNRLNETGALSFDDGTDGMGVEIVEYGCGVATGDYDGDGRIDLYLANLGENRLLRNLGGGAFEDVTAASGAGDGRSSVTATFVDLDADGDLDLFVGNNVEFDNSGGTVCRSLSGAPDYCGPGAYPSQPDRLLENRGDGTFEDITAGSGLAGVALPTLGVVSADLNGDRRPDLYVANDGQANGLWINGGDGTLRDDALLAGSALNESGAAEASMGVDAGDYDNDGDLDLFLAHLIKETNTLYRNDGAGRFEDGTRGAGLGASSLPYTAFGSGWADFDNDGWLDLLVVNGAVTLVPEQVAAGDPFPLHQPNQLFRNLGNGRFEDLSAAAGEDLLRSEVSRGAAFGDLDNDGDPDAVIVNNSGATRLLENLIGQDRRWIGLRMVLPLAGDAVRDALGAEVYLDFEGRPVAMRRVHTDGSYNAAHDPRVIFGLGAVGDPPDDAMRYDRIRVRWPDGTEETFPPAPLGEYSTLVAGAGSPVSAVEP; encoded by the coding sequence ATGGCCGCCCTGTTTTTCTTCCGCCGCGCCGCGGTTCCGGTGACGATCGTCTCAGCCGCTTTCTGGGCCTGTGCTCCGGCACCCGTTCCCGGGCCGGCGGCGGACTCTTCGCCTTCTTGGGTGCGCGATGTCGCCACCGCCACGGGCCTCGACTTCGTCCACTTCAACGGCATGTCCGGGGAGTTGTTCTTGGCCGAGATCACCTGCGGTGGCGTCGCCCTGGCGGACTTCGACGGCGATGGCGACCTCGACGTGTACTTCCCGCAGGGCGCAATGGTGGGGGAGGGGCTGACTTTGGAGCGGGCCTCGGCGCCGCCGTCCGATCCAGGGCCGCCGCGCGATCGACTGTTCGTCAACCGCCTCAACGAAACCGGAGCGCTCTCCTTCGACGACGGGACGGACGGGATGGGCGTCGAGATCGTGGAGTACGGCTGTGGAGTGGCGACCGGCGACTACGACGGCGACGGCCGGATCGACCTCTACCTCGCCAACCTGGGCGAGAACCGGCTGTTGCGGAATCTCGGTGGCGGCGCTTTCGAAGATGTGACCGCCGCCAGCGGGGCCGGCGATGGCCGGTCGAGCGTGACGGCGACCTTCGTCGATCTCGATGCCGATGGCGATCTCGACCTCTTTGTCGGCAACAACGTCGAGTTCGACAACAGCGGCGGCACCGTCTGCCGCAGCCTCTCCGGGGCGCCGGACTACTGCGGCCCCGGCGCCTATCCCTCGCAGCCGGACCGTCTGCTGGAGAATCGCGGCGACGGCACTTTCGAGGACATCACCGCCGGTAGTGGGCTGGCGGGGGTCGCCTTGCCGACGCTCGGGGTGGTCAGTGCCGATCTGAACGGCGACCGCCGGCCGGATCTCTACGTCGCCAACGATGGCCAGGCGAACGGCCTGTGGATCAACGGCGGCGACGGCACCTTGCGGGACGACGCGCTCCTCGCCGGCAGCGCCCTGAACGAGAGCGGTGCCGCCGAGGCGAGCATGGGCGTCGATGCCGGCGACTACGACAACGACGGCGATCTCGACCTCTTCCTGGCCCACCTGATCAAGGAGACCAACACCCTCTACCGCAACGATGGCGCCGGCCGCTTCGAGGACGGAACCCGTGGTGCCGGCCTGGGCGCCAGCAGCTTGCCCTACACCGCCTTCGGTAGCGGCTGGGCGGACTTCGACAACGACGGCTGGCTCGATCTGCTGGTGGTCAACGGCGCGGTGACCTTGGTCCCCGAGCAGGTGGCGGCGGGAGATCCCTTCCCCCTCCACCAGCCGAATCAGTTATTCCGCAACCTCGGGAACGGTCGTTTCGAGGATCTTTCCGCCGCCGCCGGGGAGGACCTTCTGCGGTCCGAGGTGAGCCGCGGCGCCGCCTTTGGCGATCTCGACAACGATGGCGATCCGGACGCGGTGATCGTCAACAACAGCGGCGCCACGCGATTGCTCGAAAACCTCATCGGCCAGGACCGGCGATGGATCGGCTTGCGCATGGTCTTGCCGCTGGCCGGCGACGCGGTACGCGACGCCCTCGGCGCGGAGGTGTACCTGGACTTCGAGGGGAGGCCGGTCGCCATGCGGCGGGTGCACACCGACGGCAGCTACAACGCCGCCCACGATCCGCGGGTGATCTTCGGTTTGGGAGCGGTGGGCGATCCGCCGGACGACGCCATGCGCTACGACCGGATCCGGGTTCGCTGGCCGGACGGCACCGAAGAGACCTTCCCGCCGGCTCCCTTGGGCGAATACTCGACCCTCGTCGCGGGCGCCGGCTCGCCGGTGTCCGCGGTGGAACCTTGA